The Candidatus Poribacteria bacterium nucleotide sequence CAGAGCTATCAGGCACATAGATATGGGGTACCTGGAGCCGGGGAGGTATATCGAGAAGTCCAGAGCACCGATGTGGGATGGGAGGGACGATAGAGGTGAGCAACTGCCCTGTGGGGTTTACTTCTATTCGCTTCAGGTGGATGGGAGATCAAAGGGCCTGAAGAAGGCCGTTCTGGAGAGGTGATGATATGAAGGGTTTTCCCCTGATACAGGCTGTTCCACATCCGGATAAGGTTTTATTCACCTTTAACGGCGAGGAGCTGGTCGGATATGTCTTCAACCCATTTGGCTCAAGGCCGTTTCTGTTTCCCGTCGTGGGTCCTTCAGGCAGATATGTCACCCGGATAGGCCATCCGCATGACCCACACGGCCACAACCATCATCTCTCTATCTGGCTCGGACACCAGAAGGTGAACGGGGTGAACTTCTGGGAGCAGAACTCGCCCGATGCCGGGAAACAGGTTCACAGATACGTCTCAGAGATATTCGATGGGGGTCTGATGAGCTTTCTCACAGCTCACGTGGATTGGGTGAATCCGGACGGGGATGTGGTCTTGAGGGAAACACGGACGGTTGGTGTGGAGTTCATGGCCGACACGCGGGAGTTCTTTATCGATTTAGAGCACGAGTTTATACCGTCCGTCGAGTTGACCTTCGGGGAAACCCCCTTTGGGTTTCTAGGGGTCAGAGTTGCCAAGACCATGACGGTCAACGACGGCGGAGGGATGATAATCAACTCTGAGGGTATGAGAAACGAGGAGGAGATCTTCTGGAAACGGGCCGAGTGGTGCGATTATTCGGGGCCGATATCGCCCGATGAATGGAACGGACTGGCGCTGTTCGACCACCCGGACAACCCCGATCACCCTCCACACTGGCACGTTCGGAACGACGGATGGATGTGCCCATCTCATTTCCTGAGGAAGGGCATGAAGCTCGGAACGAAGGAAAGCCTTAAGGTCAAATACAGGATCTTCGTCCACTCGGGCAAGGCCGACCCCGACCGTTTCGCAGATCTCTTCGAAGAATTCCGCCAAGAGTGAGGGATTTAACAGATGGAAGAGCTTAAGAGTTTGCCCGTTGATGAGGTAATCTCGAAGGTAGGAGTCGCCCGCGCCATAGGGATAAAACATGTGGCGAGCCTGCTTTTCACGTACAAATGCACGATCTCCTGCAAGCATTGTCTTTTCAACTGCTCGCCGGATCAACCCTCCATTCGGGTCTCACTTGAGGATGGCGTTGAGTTTCTAAGACAGCTGCGCGCCACGGACAGGGTGGTTCACATATCGGGGGGCGAGCCGATGATATATTACGATGAGGTGCTCAAGATATGTCAGATAGCTCAAAAGGAGAGCGTATCGCCGCATTTCATCGAGACGAACGCATCATGGTGCGTAAACGATGATATGGCCAGAAAACGATATGAGGAGCTGAAAGAGGCCGGGGTAAGAGGGATGTATATAAGCTGCAGTCCGTATCATCAGGCTTTCGTGCTCCCCGACCGATTTGAGAGGGCATATCGGTGGGCGGTGGAGATATTCGGCGAGGAGAACGTCATAGTGGCCTCCCCCTCCAGAAAGGAGCTTGAGAGGATGGCTGAGATAGGGCGAAGCGAGGCTCTGCTCGCCGAATACACGCGCAAACACACGCCAAGGCTTGTCGGCAGGGCGGGCGAGGAGCTGGCTAGGTTTCTCCCCGATAGGCCGATCGAAGAGCTCGTGAAGGACACCCTATGGCATGGGGGAACCTCAGGTGAGAAAAGTTGTTGGAAAGAGTTCGACCCTCAGGAGATGTGGGAGATACATATCGATCCTTACGGCAACATCCAAACCTGCTGCGGGATCATCATAGGCAACGCCAATCAGATCCCGCTGCCCGATATGATGGAAAGGGGATTCACCGACAACGAGATCATCAGGATCGTATATGAGGAGGGCCCTTTCGGCCTGCTCAAGCTGGCCGTCAAATTCGGCTATAAGCCCAGAAAGGGATATCCTCAAAAATGCAATCTCTGTTGGGAGGTCAGAAAATACCTGAGACCCTTCTTCCCGGGCACGTTCGGCCCGGAGGAGATCTACGATAGATATCAGCCGATGGATCAATAACGTCCGCCGTCAACGGTCTATATATCGAAGGCTGACCGTTGAAGGCCGAATTCTCAGGAGGTGAATCCATGAGGAAGGTTAAAGTGGGTCTTGTGGGCTCACGGTTCGTCTCCGAGATACATATCGAATCTCTGAAGCGGGTGGCCGCGGCCGAGGTGATAGCGGTCGCCTCACCGACAGAGGAACACGTTAAAACCTTCGCCCGAAGACATAACATACCGAACTGGTTCACCGATTACCGCAAGATGCTGGAGATGGACGAGCTGGATATGATCGTCATAGGAGCCCCCAATTACGTCCACGCGCAGATAACCCAGGACGCCGCGGCCGCCGGGAAGCATGTCGTGTGCGAAAAGCCGCTCTGTATGAACTTGAAAGAGGCCGATCGGATGATAGATGCCTGCAAGAAGGCGGGCGTCAAACTGATGTACGCCGAGGAACTGTGTTTCACGCCGAAATACGTGCGCCTGAAAGAGCTCGTGGATGAGGGCGCCTTGGGGAAAATCTACCATATCAAGCAGAGCGAGAAACACGACGGCCCGCATTCCCCCTGGTTCTGGAACGTGGACCTCTCAGGCGGCGGGGTGACGATGGATATGGGGTGTCACGCGATACAGTTCTTCAGGTGGATGCTCGGAGGTAACCCCAAGCCCCTCAGCGTCTACGCCGAGATGGACATATATGTCCACAAGGACAAAACACGGGGGGACGACAACAGCCTTGTGATAGTCAACTATGAAACCGATTGGGGCGTGGTGACCTGTCTCGCGGAGGAGAGCTGGGCCAAAAAGGGAGGGATGGACGATAAAGCCGAGGTCTATGGATCGGAAGGGGTGGCCTACGCCGATCTGTTGAGAGGCAACTCCATCGTAACCTTCAGCGAACGGGGTTACGGCTACGCCGTCGAAAAGGCGTCGACCACGGTAGGGTGGTCCTTCACGATATACGAGGAGGCGTGGAACTACGGATTTCCTCAGGAGATGGAGCATTTCGTGGACTGCGTGCTGAACGATAAAGAGCCGCTCGTGACCGGCGAGGACGGCAGGGCGGTGTTGGAGGTGATCTTCGCGGCATATCAGTCGGCGGGGACCGGCGAGAAGGTCGAATTCCCGTTCACCACCGACGCCGAGAAACCGATAGATCTCTGGAAGAGGGGTTGATATCATGGGGGGCTCGACATTTCCGACGTTCCAGGTTGAAGGCGCTCATATCCCCAAAGCTCTGATAGGTATAAACAGCCTGTTAGGATATTCCCACACGAGCCGGGGTAGAGACGCCTGGATACGCAGATACTACGACACGCCCGTCAAGATCGGAAAGCTCTTCGCCTTCTGCATGGAGCGGGGGATGAAGGGGGTGCTCGGACCGATACAGCGCAAATTGGTCGACGCCATAAAGGCCGCCGAGGACCTATCGGGCGAGGGGATGCTCTTTGTGTCGACCACCATCGGTCCTAAAGATGAAACGGCTCAGCAGCTTAAGATGGCCTAGGAGGTCAACACACCCATCTGTTGTCTCCACGGCGGATGGCTGGACAGATGGCCGATCGAGGAGGGGAAGTTCAAAGGGCTGGAGGATTACCCCAAGGTGATCCGAGATGCCGGAATGATCCCCGGAACAGCCTGCCACAACGGGGAGAGGATGAGGCTGGCCCAGGAGCTCGGTTACGACTTCCAACTGTTCGTCATACCGGTCAACAGGATGGGATTTCTGATGAACCCCTCTAAGGAGGTCGTGCTGGAGGCGGTGGCCCAGAGCACAAAGCCGGTTATCGCCATAAAACCCCTTGCCTCGGGGAGATTTGATGAGAACAGGATAGAGGAGTGGCTCAGGTGGACGTATTCACAAAAGGGCGTCTGTGGGACGGTTATAGGGTTCATGAATGAGGAGGAGGCAGAGGAGGATATAGAGATACTGGAGAGGATACTCATCGGTGAGATGGGATGATTTGGATGCTGCTCCTGGGCATCCTCTGTGCCCCGTCGAAGCTGAACCTTCAGTTGGAGGCGGGGATCGATGGGCTGTGCAAGCGGGGTGGATGGGTTGAAACGCTGATCTTGGTGGAAACGGGCGACGAACCGCTTAACGGGAGAATTAGGGCGAGGATCGAGGGGGAGAACGTAGCGGCTTTGACCGAGGTGCGTATCCCACCTTATGCCAGGCGCGCTCTCAGATTGAACCTGCCGTCCCCTAACTTCCCCTCTCGGCTTCAGGTGGAGATCGAGGATGAAAGCGGCGAGGTGCTCATCACCCGTAAGGCCGATCTTTATCCGCTGAGGGAGCAGGATCTGATCATCCTCCTGGTCTCGGATGTGCGTGAGGATCTGAGCTTCATAGATGGTAAGGTCATATCGATAGATAGATCGCCGCTCGCCAGGAATCAGATCGTCAGGGCGGCGACCATCCCGCCTGAACGGATCGATGGGACGATGGGGCTCGCCAACGTCGATCTGATCTTCCTCCATTCCTATCTTTCCGACGAGGATAAGATCAGGGAACTCAGAAGATGGGTTGCCTCAGGCGGCACTTTGATAACATGTAAGGGGTTTGAAACGGAAGGGTTGACGCCGGCACGGGTTAAGAGAGACTCGAAACCCATAACTATAAGGATGCCGTCCCTTTTCATCGGGGAATTGGAGATCGCCGACGTGGAGCCAAAAGGCGGGACTCTTTTGAGGACGTTGCATCCGAGCCCTTACCCCCTCATAATCTCAAAGGGGTTCGGCGACGGGGTGCTTATGTATGTCGCCTTCGACCCGTTCTCCTCATCCTTCGTTTCACCCCAAGAGGGGGAGAGGTTCTGGAAGAGGCTGATCGCATATGGCCGACCACCTGTTAAACTTTACAGGGTATACGATCCACAGCATAGGTTCCAGCGGAAGGTGACCTCAACCCTGAGCCGTCGAAAAGGGCGAGGTATTCTCCTGATCCTCTCATTGTATCTGGGAGCGTATGTCGTGATCCTCTCACTTCTGGCCTTGTTCGGCAGGGGATTAAGGTCTTTCCTGATCCTCTCACTTCTTACCTCCCTCGTCCTTGCAATCCAGATAATTTTCGGAAACAGGGTTGAACTTCGAAGGTTCGCGCTTCTCAGGGCGTATAAGGGGGAAGAGGTGGCCTTTAAATCGGAGTGGATCAACCTCTCGTCGAGCTTCAAGTCCAGGGTGAGATTAAAGCTGAAGGGTAGGGCGATCGCACCGACGGCGGGTTCTCAAACTTCCTTCCTCCTGCGCCCGGATGAGGACATCATCGAGATGAGCCTTGATCCATTTTCAAGCGTCTCGCTTCATGCCGAATCAACTGGGGAGTTCAGTGGGATAAGCGTAAGGATCGCCGGAGATGAGGTGGAACTTGTGAACGATTCACCTTATGATCTGAGCGATCTGATCGTATCCGGACACGGCAAGCTGGGCTCGATCAATTACCTTGCGAGCGGCGTTCGAGCGAGGGTGAAACTGAAAAAGGATCTGACCTATCAGGATATCCTGAGTCTGTCTCCCTCTTCCCCCTCGAGGAGGAGATTCTTCGAATCGGCCTTCAGAGAGGGGGTGTTGAGCTATCTTATTGAGGCACGGTTGGATTTCATCATGGGATGGATGGAGGGGAAAGAGGGGAAGGTGATGTTGATCTACCGTCCGTCCTGATTATCTCTTTTAAAGAGCTTGCCGTTGATCCCGTATTTCTCCATCCTATACTGGAGCCTTCTCCGTGATATCCCGAGGAGTCTTGCGGCTTCCACCTGGTTTCCCTTTGCCTTTTTCAGGGCCGAGAGGATCAGCTGCCTTTCGACCTCCTCAAGCGATATCCCCTCTTCAGGTATCTCAATTTGGGTTTCAAACCTGAAGGATGGCGATTCGGACTTGATTTCCTCCGGAAGGTCGTCCACATCTATCATATTTGAATCGACCATGATGAAGGTGCGATGTACGACGTTTTCGAGTTGTCTGACGTTCCCCGGCCAGTTATACCTTCTCAGAACTGAGATCGCCTTGGGTGAGAACGTTTTGGGCTCCACCTTGTATTGCTTAGCGAACCTATCGAGGAAATAGTTGACCAGGAGCGGTATATCCTCTTTTCTCTCCCTCAGAGGGGGCACATGTAAGGGAATGACGTTCAGCCTATAGTAGAGATCTTCTCTGAACCTACCGGCTTTGACCTCCAGCTCGAGGTTTTTGTTTGTAGCAGCTATCACACATAGATCGACCTTTATCGGCTTTGTGCCGCCCACCCTTTGGAACTCCCGTTCTTCGATCACCCTGAGCAATTTCACCTGCAGGTTGGCATCCAGTTCGCCTATCTCGTCCAGGAATATGGTTCCGCCGTTTGCCTCCTCGAAGAGGCCGATCTTTCTGGTTTTGGCGTCGGTGAAGGCTCCCCTTTCATGCCCGAACAATTCGTTCTCAAGCAGGGTGGCCGGGATGGCGCTGATATTTACCGGAACAAACCTTCCCGATTTTCTCCTGCCGTAGCGATGGATAGCTCTGGCGACGAGTTCTTTA carries:
- a CDS encoding PmoA family protein — its product is MKGFPLIQAVPHPDKVLFTFNGEELVGYVFNPFGSRPFLFPVVGPSGRYVTRIGHPHDPHGHNHHLSIWLGHQKVNGVNFWEQNSPDAGKQVHRYVSEIFDGGLMSFLTAHVDWVNPDGDVVLRETRTVGVEFMADTREFFIDLEHEFIPSVELTFGETPFGFLGVRVAKTMTVNDGGGMIINSEGMRNEEEIFWKRAEWCDYSGPISPDEWNGLALFDHPDNPDHPPHWHVRNDGWMCPSHFLRKGMKLGTKESLKVKYRIFVHSGKADPDRFADLFEEFRQE
- a CDS encoding radical SAM protein; this encodes MEELKSLPVDEVISKVGVARAIGIKHVASLLFTYKCTISCKHCLFNCSPDQPSIRVSLEDGVEFLRQLRATDRVVHISGGEPMIYYDEVLKICQIAQKESVSPHFIETNASWCVNDDMARKRYEELKEAGVRGMYISCSPYHQAFVLPDRFERAYRWAVEIFGEENVIVASPSRKELERMAEIGRSEALLAEYTRKHTPRLVGRAGEELARFLPDRPIEELVKDTLWHGGTSGEKSCWKEFDPQEMWEIHIDPYGNIQTCCGIIIGNANQIPLPDMMERGFTDNEIIRIVYEEGPFGLLKLAVKFGYKPRKGYPQKCNLCWEVRKYLRPFFPGTFGPEEIYDRYQPMDQ
- a CDS encoding Gfo/Idh/MocA family oxidoreductase — its product is MRKVKVGLVGSRFVSEIHIESLKRVAAAEVIAVASPTEEHVKTFARRHNIPNWFTDYRKMLEMDELDMIVIGAPNYVHAQITQDAAAAGKHVVCEKPLCMNLKEADRMIDACKKAGVKLMYAEELCFTPKYVRLKELVDEGALGKIYHIKQSEKHDGPHSPWFWNVDLSGGGVTMDMGCHAIQFFRWMLGGNPKPLSVYAEMDIYVHKDKTRGDDNSLVIVNYETDWGVVTCLAEESWAKKGGMDDKAEVYGSEGVAYADLLRGNSIVTFSERGYGYAVEKASTTVGWSFTIYEEAWNYGFPQEMEHFVDCVLNDKEPLVTGEDGRAVLEVIFAAYQSAGTGEKVEFPFTTDAEKPIDLWKRG
- a CDS encoding sigma-54-dependent Fis family transcriptional regulator, with the translated sequence MARNLILVVDDDEAQRNILGKILVKAGYDVEKASSAYEALEIFRSKPIDLVITDIRMPRMTGRELLRKAKEIDPDVPIILITAYAELEDAIEMITREGAFYYLVKPLDVGKMLEEIGRALSLRNIEKGEERKQGETPRFEGIIGESPRMVKLYREMAKVILRGPDTVLITGESGTGKELVARAIHRYGRRKSGRFVPVNISAIPATLLENELFGHERGAFTDAKTRKIGLFEEANGGTIFLDEIGELDANLQVKLLRVIEEREFQRVGGTKPIKVDLCVIAATNKNLELEVKAGRFREDLYYRLNVIPLHVPPLRERKEDIPLLVNYFLDRFAKQYKVEPKTFSPKAISVLRRYNWPGNVRQLENVVHRTFIMVDSNMIDVDDLPEEIKSESPSFRFETQIEIPEEGISLEEVERQLILSALKKAKGNQVEAARLLGISRRRLQYRMEKYGINGKLFKRDNQDGR